A window of the Microcoleus sp. bin38.metabat.b11b12b14.051 genome harbors these coding sequences:
- a CDS encoding 5-formyltetrahydrofolate cyclo-ligase, whose amino-acid sequence MNTEWSGHHHDKDQLRAEIWSSLKQNNASIGDPFGHIPNFVGAEKAAELLTKLPIWKQAIAIKCNPDSPQIPVRLRALQDGKRLYMAVPRLTDRRCFVELTAEELHSRNIPLAEAAIAKTAVKCGRLVSFAEMQPIDLVIVGCVAVTRDGGRTGKGAGFADLELAMLAEFGLVKTDSPIVTTVHSLQIVADSRLPMQAHDWPLDWVVTPDEVIATNTIYPRPTGLNWDKLRAEQLANIPILRKLEAKFLDRKTNREGAKDAK is encoded by the coding sequence ATGAATACCGAGTGGAGTGGCCACCATCACGACAAAGACCAATTAAGAGCAGAAATTTGGTCATCTCTAAAACAAAATAACGCATCAATTGGTGATCCATTCGGACACATCCCCAATTTTGTCGGTGCAGAAAAAGCTGCCGAACTTCTGACAAAATTACCAATTTGGAAACAAGCAATAGCAATCAAGTGCAACCCAGATTCGCCGCAAATTCCCGTGCGACTGCGCGCTTTGCAAGACGGGAAACGCTTGTATATGGCTGTTCCAAGATTAACTGATCGGCGCTGTTTTGTCGAATTAACCGCAGAGGAATTGCACAGCCGCAACATCCCGCTAGCCGAAGCTGCGATCGCCAAAACAGCAGTCAAGTGCGGGCGGTTAGTGAGTTTTGCAGAAATGCAGCCAATTGACTTAGTAATAGTCGGTTGTGTAGCGGTAACTCGCGACGGGGGACGCACTGGAAAAGGTGCAGGATTTGCTGATTTGGAACTGGCGATGCTGGCGGAATTTGGATTAGTAAAAACTGATAGTCCGATTGTCACAACAGTGCATTCTTTGCAAATTGTGGCAGATTCGCGCTTGCCAATGCAAGCTCACGATTGGCCGCTGGATTGGGTTGTGACTCCCGATGAGGTAATTGCAACTAATACAATTTATCCGCGTCCAACGGGATTAAACTGGGATAAATTGCGGGCGGAACAGTTGGCAAATATTCCTATTTTGCGAAAGTTGGAAGCGAAGTTTTTAGATCGGAAAACGAACCGCGAAGGCGCTAAGGACGCGAAGTAA
- a CDS encoding AAA-like domain-containing protein, producing the protein MLKSKRDRGRILTAPGLKKLNEALQEWSDRYNIRGTLTEIEAECGVGADTVSKIKQGREGADLSKIRQLFAAFELTLANGDHRSAKLDDAEDIGESDNLPAAGETATSSRSVKVFVSYRSAEPDRELGKQLEMALSAIGHTVFTAENNIRLGDNWLDRINYFLKECDYLLLLLPPGGSQSELLTYQVQQAKELQDSRLEKKPIILPIRVGFGLNAPLNHDLRGYLYRIEQRAWQTSADTPILIEEVLKLLAETPGTVKEQPEDFSPNQVLEISSDEIPQPAAEPELPGGQVDVASQFYVERSPIEERCYQTIVQPSALIRIKAPRQMGKTSLMAKILHHGSRQGYCTVPLTFQLVDKAVFANLDKFLKWFCAYVGRELHLANQLDDYWDDIFGSKVNCKDYFEKYILPQIDSPLILGLDEIDRVFQYPDIAEDFLGLLRAWHEESKRRDIWKKLRLIVVHSTEVYIPMNINQSPFNVGLPVDLPEFNHQQIQDLAARHNLQWADAEVEQLMAIVGGHPYLVRVALYHISRSDLTLDELKENATSDAGIYNDHLRRQLWNLEEYPELAQGMREIAAADSPVQLKAMQAFKLDSLGLVKLQGNECVPRCELYRQYFRSHLSQIA; encoded by the coding sequence GTGCTCAAGTCAAAACGCGATCGCGGTCGAATTCTCACAGCCCCGGGCTTAAAGAAACTTAACGAAGCGCTGCAAGAATGGTCAGACCGATATAACATTAGAGGAACTCTCACGGAAATCGAGGCCGAGTGTGGCGTCGGTGCGGATACTGTCAGCAAAATTAAGCAAGGTAGAGAAGGTGCTGATTTAAGCAAGATTCGTCAATTGTTCGCGGCTTTTGAGCTGACTCTGGCGAATGGCGACCACCGATCGGCTAAACTAGACGATGCCGAAGATATCGGCGAGTCGGACAATTTACCCGCAGCAGGGGAAACAGCCACAAGCAGCAGGAGTGTTAAAGTATTTGTCAGTTATCGCAGCGCCGAACCCGATCGCGAATTGGGAAAACAGTTAGAAATGGCATTAAGCGCGATCGGTCATACAGTCTTTACCGCCGAAAATAACATTAGATTAGGAGATAATTGGTTAGATCGCATTAACTATTTCCTCAAAGAATGCGATTACTTGCTGTTGCTACTGCCGCCGGGAGGCAGCCAAAGCGAACTGCTGACATATCAAGTCCAGCAAGCAAAAGAACTGCAAGATTCCCGTCTCGAAAAAAAACCAATAATTTTACCGATTCGCGTCGGCTTTGGGCTAAACGCGCCCCTAAACCACGATTTGCGCGGCTACCTGTACCGCATTGAACAGAGGGCATGGCAAACCAGCGCGGACACTCCAATTTTGATCGAAGAAGTGCTAAAGTTGCTAGCAGAAACTCCCGGAACAGTCAAAGAACAACCAGAAGATTTTAGTCCAAACCAAGTATTAGAAATTAGCAGCGACGAAATACCGCAACCCGCCGCCGAACCAGAATTACCGGGAGGACAAGTCGATGTCGCCTCTCAATTTTATGTAGAACGTTCGCCCATCGAAGAACGCTGCTATCAAACAATTGTACAGCCCAGCGCCTTAATTAGAATCAAAGCACCAAGACAAATGGGCAAAACATCTTTGATGGCAAAAATTTTGCATCACGGCAGCCGTCAAGGTTATTGCACAGTGCCGCTAACTTTTCAGTTAGTAGATAAAGCCGTATTCGCCAACTTAGATAAATTCTTAAAATGGTTTTGCGCTTACGTCGGGCGCGAGTTGCACTTAGCAAATCAATTAGACGATTACTGGGACGATATTTTCGGCAGCAAAGTCAACTGCAAAGATTACTTCGAGAAATACATTTTACCACAAATCGACAGTCCTTTAATTTTAGGATTAGACGAGATCGATCGCGTTTTCCAATATCCCGACATAGCCGAAGACTTTTTAGGACTGCTGCGGGCGTGGCACGAAGAATCGAAGCGGCGCGACATCTGGAAAAAATTACGACTAATTGTAGTTCACTCCACCGAAGTATACATCCCGATGAACATCAATCAATCGCCTTTCAATGTCGGCTTACCCGTAGACTTGCCGGAATTCAACCACCAGCAAATCCAAGATTTAGCAGCGCGCCACAATTTACAGTGGGCGGATGCGGAAGTTGAGCAACTGATGGCAATAGTCGGCGGTCATCCGTATTTAGTGCGAGTTGCACTATATCACATTTCGCGATCGGATTTGACCCTCGATGAATTAAAAGAAAATGCTACCAGCGATGCCGGAATTTATAACGATCACCTGCGCCGCCAACTGTGGAATTTAGAAGAATATCCAGAATTAGCCCAAGGAATGAGAGAAATTGCAGCAGCAGATTCTCCGGTGCAATTAAAAGCAATGCAGGCATTTAAATTAGATAGCTTGGGATTAGTGAAATTGCAGGGAAATGAATGTGTGCCGAGATGCGAACTGTATCGACAATATTTTCGATCGCACTTGAGTCAAATTGCATAA
- a CDS encoding serine hydrolase: MTPKLQWLLPALISVLSIALPAKSDTLTSWHFDTRQNQLNLTTDSGVEPEVKLIANPTRLVIDLPGIVLEYPESPQNYNSAIQEIRVGQFDSETARLVIQLTPGYKLDPQKVRVIRESATRWSFQLPNPEQLAANESLPPVAITQVEQKSAQVPLTVADATPRNSAADLAMRAGSEMSAIKPQVESAIAQYKSLSAGMFFLDLDTGEYLDIKGDRVFPAASTIKLPILMAFYQDVDAGKVSLDETLVMKSDLVASGSGTMQDEPDNTRFSIRETVDKMITISDNTATNMIIERLGGIAKLNERFRTWGLTDTRIRNWLGDFQGTNTTSSVDMVKLLSMLSRDKLLSESSREQALELLRNTTTRTLLPSGLGRGAVIADKTGDIGFVVGDAGIIDMPNGKRYLAAIFVKRPYNDPIVRDFVGRISRIVYNYLDRPSAKASN, translated from the coding sequence ATGACTCCAAAACTGCAATGGCTGTTGCCGGCTTTAATTAGTGTTTTGTCGATCGCCCTACCTGCCAAATCTGACACACTCACATCCTGGCACTTCGACACCCGCCAAAATCAACTGAATTTAACCACAGATTCAGGAGTCGAACCAGAAGTTAAACTGATCGCCAATCCCACCCGCCTAGTAATTGACTTGCCGGGAATAGTCTTAGAATATCCCGAAAGTCCTCAAAATTACAACTCAGCTATCCAAGAAATTAGAGTCGGGCAATTTGATAGCGAAACCGCCAGGTTAGTGATACAATTAACTCCCGGTTATAAATTAGACCCGCAAAAAGTCCGAGTAATTAGAGAATCTGCCACTCGCTGGTCATTTCAGTTACCAAATCCCGAGCAACTAGCAGCAAACGAGTCTTTGCCACCAGTAGCTATTACCCAAGTAGAACAAAAATCCGCTCAAGTTCCCTTAACTGTTGCTGACGCAACTCCCAGAAACTCTGCTGCTGATTTAGCGATGCGGGCGGGTTCGGAAATGAGCGCCATTAAGCCACAAGTCGAAAGTGCGATCGCACAATACAAGTCCCTCAGCGCCGGAATGTTCTTTCTGGATTTAGATACAGGAGAATATTTGGATATCAAAGGCGATCGAGTATTTCCGGCCGCGAGTACAATCAAACTGCCAATCCTCATGGCATTTTATCAAGATGTAGACGCAGGCAAAGTTAGCCTCGACGAAACATTAGTTATGAAGTCAGACTTAGTAGCCAGCGGTTCTGGAACCATGCAAGACGAACCAGATAACACTCGGTTTAGCATCAGAGAAACCGTAGATAAAATGATTACCATCAGCGACAACACAGCCACAAACATGATTATCGAACGTTTGGGGGGAATTGCTAAACTCAACGAGCGTTTTCGCACTTGGGGATTAACTGATACCAGAATTCGCAATTGGCTCGGCGATTTTCAAGGTACAAATACCACAAGTTCTGTAGACATGGTAAAATTGCTGTCAATGCTGTCTCGCGATAAATTACTTTCCGAATCTAGTCGAGAACAAGCTTTAGAATTATTGCGGAATACCACAACTAGAACATTATTGCCTTCGGGTTTGGGACGAGGAGCCGTGATTGCTGACAAAACCGGAGATATCGGTTTTGTGGTTGGCGATGCAGGCATAATTGATATGCCAAATGGCAAGCGTTATTTAGCCGCAATTTTTGTCAAACGTCCTTACAACGATCCGATTGTCAGAGATTTTGTGGGCAGAATTTCGCGGATTGTCTACAATTATTTAGATCGGCCTTCAGCCAAAGCCTCGAATTAA
- a CDS encoding DUF4342 domain-containing protein, whose translation MNSQLEQQATIIQDNTAAEAANPTVETPLFTSEFVTEEKVRVEEFKISADSLIGKVKELILQGKLRRLVIKNPQGRILADIPLMAGLVGGVAGAVVFPIAAVLATVGAVVAHLTVVIERKE comes from the coding sequence ATGAACTCACAACTAGAACAACAAGCAACAATCATCCAAGACAACACAGCAGCAGAGGCAGCCAACCCAACAGTTGAAACTCCTTTATTCACCTCAGAATTTGTAACAGAGGAGAAAGTTAGAGTGGAAGAATTTAAAATTAGCGCCGACAGTTTAATTGGTAAAGTCAAAGAATTAATCCTGCAAGGAAAACTCCGCCGCCTCGTCATCAAAAACCCCCAAGGGCGGATTTTAGCAGACATTCCCCTGATGGCCGGATTGGTAGGTGGGGTTGCAGGGGCTGTGGTATTTCCCATTGCTGCTGTACTGGCGACAGTTGGGGCAGTAGTGGCTCATTTGACTGTGGTTATCGAGCGGAAAGAGTAG
- the mutL gene encoding DNA mismatch repair endonuclease MutL translates to MPVTIQTLPAEVIDLIAAGEVIDSIAAAVRELVENSLDAGATRIVVSVWPEQWRVQVADNGTGMDLENLQQAASPHSTSKITTEADLYKIATLGFRGEALHSLAQLGCLEVLSRSNDLGLGDFWENRESVQTPPSPPLLRGGVVENSSFNKGGAQNARSGWRVVYNKAGVAVDVETAAIAPGTVVTVADLFGNWPVRRTFLTPAQQMRSIQSIIQQIAICHPHVNWQLRQGNTPCFYVTPGTTAEQILPQLVRGVRASDLQYLKLDLPGIAENQKSPSLVQETQLVGATIPQTYQLPVVAKAKLPVSNSQSCELVIGLPDRCHRRRPDWVKVAVNRRVVRSPELEQTILSAFARTCPRDRYPVCFVHLQISPAEIDWNRHPAKVEIYLQDPSFWQAQVSAAIDRALHLNDEVLSDASIPDRVGQLLKASEQKSAYSVGLSAPQNDGGGERAKNRKIGLMELRAIAQIHNTYIVAEHSSGMWLVEQHIAHERVLYEQLCAAWQLKCLEKPVILSQLSALQIENLSRLGLEVETFGEQLWAARQVPELLASRDDCADALFELSKVADLQAAQVATACRSAIRNGTPLSLLQMQNLLDQWQQTRNPRTCPHGRPIYFALEESTLARIFRRSWVIGKSHGI, encoded by the coding sequence ATGCCAGTTACTATTCAAACCTTACCCGCAGAGGTGATCGATTTAATTGCCGCAGGCGAAGTGATTGACTCGATCGCCGCTGCGGTACGAGAATTAGTTGAAAATTCTCTAGATGCTGGTGCAACTCGCATCGTTGTGTCTGTTTGGCCCGAACAGTGGCGGGTGCAAGTTGCTGATAACGGTACGGGAATGGATCTGGAAAATTTGCAGCAGGCGGCTTCCCCTCACAGTACGAGCAAAATTACCACGGAAGCAGACTTGTACAAAATTGCTACTTTGGGATTTCGCGGGGAAGCTTTGCACAGTTTGGCTCAATTGGGATGTTTGGAAGTTTTGAGCCGATCGAACGATCTGGGATTGGGCGATTTTTGGGAAAATCGAGAGTCTGTGCAAACCCCCCCCAGCCCCCCCTTGTTAAGGGGGGGAGTAGTTGAAAATTCATCGTTTAACAAGGGGGGAGCCCAAAATGCTCGATCGGGCTGGCGGGTGGTTTACAACAAGGCGGGCGTTGCTGTGGATGTGGAAACAGCGGCGATCGCTCCGGGTACGGTAGTCACTGTTGCTGATTTGTTTGGCAATTGGCCTGTGCGCCGCACGTTTTTGACGCCGGCACAGCAAATGCGATCGATCCAATCAATTATTCAACAAATAGCTATTTGTCACCCCCACGTTAATTGGCAGTTGCGTCAAGGAAATACGCCTTGTTTTTACGTAACTCCAGGCACTACAGCAGAACAGATTTTACCTCAATTAGTGCGCGGAGTACGAGCCAGCGATTTGCAGTATTTAAAGTTAGATTTGCCGGGGATTGCTGAAAATCAGAAATCACCAAGTTTGGTGCAAGAAACTCAACTTGTGGGAGCTACAATCCCCCAAACTTATCAATTGCCAGTAGTTGCTAAGGCCAAATTACCTGTTAGCAATTCTCAGTCTTGTGAATTGGTAATTGGCTTGCCCGATCGCTGTCACCGCAGGCGGCCGGATTGGGTGAAGGTGGCGGTAAACCGGCGGGTTGTGCGATCGCCCGAATTAGAGCAAACTATTCTCAGCGCCTTCGCCCGCACTTGTCCGCGCGATCGCTATCCCGTGTGTTTTGTCCACCTGCAAATCTCTCCCGCGGAAATCGACTGGAACCGCCACCCGGCTAAAGTGGAAATTTACCTGCAAGATCCGAGTTTTTGGCAAGCACAAGTTAGCGCGGCAATCGATCGGGCTTTGCACCTCAACGATGAAGTTTTGTCAGATGCTTCAATTCCCGATCGCGTCGGCCAATTGCTAAAAGCATCGGAACAGAAAAGCGCTTACAGTGTCGGGCTTTCGGCTCCACAGAACGATGGCGGCGGTGAACGAGCAAAAAATCGTAAAATAGGATTGATGGAATTGAGGGCGATCGCTCAAATTCACAATACTTACATCGTAGCGGAACATTCCAGCGGAATGTGGTTAGTAGAACAGCACATCGCTCACGAGCGCGTTTTGTACGAGCAACTGTGCGCGGCTTGGCAGCTAAAATGTCTAGAAAAACCCGTGATTCTGAGTCAACTATCGGCGCTGCAAATTGAGAATTTATCCCGCTTGGGTTTGGAAGTAGAAACTTTTGGCGAACAGCTATGGGCGGCGCGCCAAGTGCCGGAATTGTTAGCCTCGCGAGATGACTGTGCGGATGCGCTTTTTGAACTCAGTAAAGTCGCAGATTTGCAAGCAGCTCAAGTAGCGACTGCTTGTCGCAGCGCTATTCGCAACGGTACTCCTTTAAGTCTTTTGCAAATGCAAAATTTGCTGGATCAATGGCAGCAAACTCGCAATCCGCGGACTTGTCCCCACGGGCGCCCCATCTATTTTGCTTTAGAAGAATCGACTCTGGCTCGTATTTTCCGGCGCAGTTGGGTGATTGGTAAAAGTCACGGGATTTAA
- a CDS encoding ATP-binding protein: MDLASHRFMSYFEPPQAAHLCEIAVLETFAEETLVFEEGQTADFLYLVLEGEVEFSKRVENNKYQTIAVAKPDDFFGELGVLDGEPRSARAVAVGGSTLAKLGREELIATLELAKGSSVLQMFSFIIKNLRSTTDQYVDQFVHKQKMVLVGEMVSTIIHDFKSPFTGIKLSSEMLKEMHPDEETQEWCELIQLQVQRMLGMAEEVLEFSRGNSALNKKPVNLLQTLNQFEKLNRVYFEAAKVDLVLRATEVIVEADENKILRVLQNLVGNAVEAFGGRGGRVEIAIGQSEEWAEISIYDNGPGIPQAIKEKLFEPFVTYGKRTGTGLGTAIAKSIVDAHKGQISYESENKKGTTFYIRLPKS, translated from the coding sequence ATGGATCTGGCATCTCATCGATTTATGTCTTATTTTGAACCTCCGCAAGCTGCTCACCTGTGCGAAATAGCTGTCTTGGAGACTTTTGCTGAGGAAACGCTGGTTTTTGAAGAAGGACAAACAGCGGATTTTTTATATCTAGTTTTAGAAGGTGAAGTCGAGTTTAGCAAGCGGGTTGAAAATAATAAATATCAAACTATTGCTGTCGCCAAACCAGACGATTTTTTTGGCGAACTCGGAGTTTTAGACGGAGAGCCGCGCAGTGCTAGAGCTGTGGCAGTTGGTGGCTCGACTTTAGCAAAATTAGGTCGCGAAGAGCTAATAGCAACTCTCGAACTTGCTAAAGGCAGTTCCGTACTGCAAATGTTTAGTTTCATTATTAAAAATTTGCGGTCTACTACGGATCAATATGTTGACCAGTTCGTACACAAACAAAAAATGGTTTTAGTAGGAGAAATGGTCAGTACAATTATTCACGATTTTAAAAGTCCTTTTACTGGCATTAAACTCTCCAGCGAAATGCTCAAAGAAATGCACCCTGATGAAGAAACTCAGGAGTGGTGCGAACTTATTCAATTGCAGGTGCAGCGAATGTTGGGAATGGCTGAAGAAGTATTGGAGTTTTCGCGTGGCAACTCGGCATTAAATAAAAAACCTGTTAATCTCCTCCAAACATTGAATCAGTTTGAAAAGTTGAACAGAGTTTATTTTGAGGCGGCAAAAGTAGATTTGGTGCTGCGCGCAACAGAAGTAATAGTGGAAGCGGACGAAAATAAGATATTGCGGGTTTTGCAAAATTTAGTTGGAAATGCTGTTGAAGCTTTTGGCGGGCGTGGAGGTAGGGTTGAGATTGCTATTGGACAAAGCGAGGAGTGGGCAGAAATTAGTATTTACGATAACGGCCCGGGCATTCCGCAGGCAATTAAGGAAAAGTTATTTGAACCTTTTGTGACTTATGGAAAGCGCACTGGCACGGGTTTGGGAACGGCGATTGCTAAGTCTATCGTTGATGCTCATAAAGGGCAAATTAGTTATGAGTCGGAGAACAAAAAAGGGACAACTTTTTACATACGACTGCCGAAATCATAA
- a CDS encoding beta-ketoacyl-ACP synthase produces the protein MDVVVTGIGVVSALGTLEKSWKRLLAGDSGIRQHQPFLEIEPLPLALVGKKPADLITLIRQVLADALQDANLTLPLPDCGIAIGSSRGFQGNLELLLRDGDMGRGGELRDDRLPITDSQFPITNSRFVDFLPHMGAIAAARAIGSTGPVLAPMAACATGLQSIARAVDLIRTGQCQRAIAGAVEAPITPLTVAGFNRMGALANTGCYPFDEHREGFVLGEGGALFVLESTDLARRRGAKIYGLISGFGLTNDACHANAPELGGKSAIAAVNQCLKRSNLAAVDIDFIHAHGTATELNDRHEALLIQKLFGPSVAVSSTKGATGHTLGASGALGAAFCLMGIQSQMLPPGAGMKKPEFDLDFVRSARSTVVKNAVCLSFGFGGQNAAIVLSGDR, from the coding sequence ATGGATGTTGTTGTTACTGGAATTGGTGTTGTTTCAGCTTTGGGTACTCTGGAAAAGAGCTGGAAAAGATTGTTGGCTGGGGATTCGGGGATTCGGCAACATCAACCTTTTTTAGAAATTGAACCGCTACCTTTGGCTTTGGTTGGCAAAAAACCTGCTGATTTAATAACTTTAATTCGGCAGGTTTTGGCTGATGCTTTGCAAGATGCTAATTTGACTTTGCCTTTGCCTGATTGCGGAATTGCGATCGGTTCTAGTCGCGGCTTTCAAGGAAATTTGGAACTGTTGCTAAGAGATGGGGACATGGGGAGAGGCGGAGAATTGCGGGACGATCGATTACCGATTACCGATTCCCAATTCCCAATTACTAATTCCCGATTTGTGGATTTTTTGCCTCACATGGGGGCGATCGCGGCGGCGAGGGCTATTGGCTCTACAGGGCCTGTGCTGGCGCCGATGGCTGCTTGTGCTACGGGCTTACAGTCGATCGCCCGCGCTGTTGATTTAATCCGCACTGGCCAGTGTCAGCGGGCGATCGCAGGTGCTGTAGAAGCTCCCATTACACCCTTGACTGTGGCTGGATTTAACCGGATGGGTGCTTTGGCAAACACTGGCTGCTATCCGTTTGACGAACATCGGGAAGGCTTTGTTCTCGGCGAAGGCGGGGCTTTATTTGTATTAGAATCTACCGACTTGGCAAGGCGCCGGGGTGCTAAAATTTACGGTCTAATTTCCGGTTTTGGGTTGACAAATGATGCTTGTCATGCTAATGCGCCGGAGTTGGGCGGGAAAAGTGCGATCGCAGCGGTAAATCAATGTTTGAAACGCAGCAATTTAGCGGCGGTTGATATAGATTTTATTCACGCTCACGGTACTGCAACTGAGTTAAATGACCGACATGAAGCGCTGTTAATTCAGAAATTGTTTGGCCCCTCTGTGGCTGTTAGTTCGACTAAGGGGGCTACTGGTCATACTTTGGGGGCTTCGGGAGCTTTGGGCGCGGCTTTTTGTTTGATGGGTATTCAATCCCAGATGCTGCCACCGGGCGCTGGCATGAAAAAACCGGAGTTTGATTTGGATTTTGTTCGCTCGGCGCGATCGACTGTTGTGAAAAATGCGGTTTGTTTGAGTTTTGGCTTTGGCGGGCAGAATGCTGCGATTGTCTTATCGGGCGATCGCTAA
- a CDS encoding peptidylprolyl isomerase, translating to MQIKIQRWLFSVLIIGALFVGGCGSSPAASNSTPTPNPASGENISLSPPPSEPASGAVVAASEQFNNLPRLTQKATVVMTVKGAPITIELDGTNAPITAGNFVDLVQKGVYDGLVFHRVVREPQPFVVQGGDPQGKDPKFPTARLGTGGFIDPKTSVERRIPLEIKAKGAPNPTYSQTLEQAGISQKPVLLHSRGAVAMARSQSPDSASSQFYFTLSDVPFLDGSYAVFGYVKQGMDVVDKIQAGDRIEKATVTQGLENFKAVN from the coding sequence ATGCAAATCAAAATTCAGCGGTGGTTGTTCTCAGTTTTAATAATTGGTGCTTTGTTTGTCGGGGGATGCGGTAGTTCCCCTGCTGCGAGCAACTCAACTCCGACACCGAATCCGGCGTCTGGTGAAAACATTTCTTTGTCTCCACCCCCTTCTGAGCCTGCATCTGGTGCTGTTGTGGCGGCATCTGAGCAATTTAATAATTTACCGCGCTTGACCCAAAAAGCAACGGTGGTGATGACGGTTAAAGGTGCTCCAATTACGATCGAACTCGACGGCACAAATGCCCCAATTACTGCGGGCAATTTTGTCGATTTGGTTCAGAAGGGAGTCTACGACGGGCTGGTATTTCACCGAGTTGTGCGGGAACCTCAGCCTTTTGTGGTTCAGGGCGGCGACCCTCAGGGTAAAGACCCTAAATTCCCTACGGCGCGACTGGGAACTGGGGGTTTTATTGACCCGAAAACATCTGTCGAACGCAGGATTCCTCTGGAAATTAAGGCTAAAGGTGCACCGAACCCGACTTACAGCCAAACGCTAGAACAAGCTGGGATTTCTCAGAAACCCGTGTTGCTTCACAGTCGCGGGGCTGTGGCTATGGCTCGATCGCAGAGCCCTGATTCGGCTTCTTCTCAGTTTTACTTTACTCTGAGCGATGTACCCTTTTTGGATGGTAGCTATGCGGTTTTTGGCTACGTGAAGCAAGGGATGGATGTTGTGGATAAAATTCAAGCGGGCGATCGCATTGAGAAGGCTACTGTTACTCAGGGTTTGGAAAATTTTAAGGCTGTTAATTAG
- a CDS encoding photosystem I assembly protein Ycf4: MTAKTMTSIDSVLRYEVLGSRRFSNFWWGTIVTIGGTGFLLSGISSYLHVNLLPFSDPTRLVFIPQGIAMGFYGVCGVLLALYLWLTILWDVGGGYNEFDRQTGNIRIFRWGFPGKNRKLDFTCKTSDVQSVRVDIKEGLNPRRSIYLKLKDRRQFPLTRVGQPIALSQVENQAAELARFLQVPLEGL, from the coding sequence ATGACTGCAAAAACAATGACCTCGATCGATTCTGTCCTGCGCTACGAGGTTTTGGGTTCTCGCCGCTTCAGCAACTTCTGGTGGGGGACGATTGTCACCATTGGAGGGACTGGTTTCCTGCTGTCGGGCATTTCCAGCTACTTGCACGTGAACCTGCTGCCTTTTTCTGACCCGACTCGGCTTGTTTTCATCCCTCAAGGCATCGCGATGGGTTTCTACGGTGTCTGCGGCGTGCTGTTGGCGCTTTACCTGTGGCTGACTATTCTCTGGGATGTCGGTGGCGGATACAATGAGTTCGATCGCCAAACTGGTAACATTCGGATCTTTCGCTGGGGATTTCCCGGCAAAAACCGCAAACTTGATTTTACTTGCAAGACATCGGACGTGCAATCTGTGCGGGTGGACATTAAAGAAGGTCTCAATCCCCGCCGCAGTATTTATCTTAAGCTCAAAGACCGCCGTCAGTTTCCCCTGACTAGAGTCGGACAGCCGATTGCTTTGTCTCAGGTGGAAAATCAAGCTGCCGAATTGGCTAGATTTTTGCAAGTTCCCCTCGAAGGACTGTAG